One genomic segment of Culturomica massiliensis includes these proteins:
- a CDS encoding RHS repeat domain-containing protein: MLHNVREGGTIIAGYEYGYGGVKLKVWDSDGNGYAYVGSLVYRVTGSSFVFESGLFSEGVVSGSGICYPLKDHLGSIRAIIDGNGRLLEENDYYAFGHRHPRSEQAQSSANRFKYNGKELQTVGGLGYLDYGARLYDQSSGRWFTTAPCLKSITV; encoded by the coding sequence TTGTTACACAATGTCAGGGAAGGTGGTACGATTATAGCTGGTTATGAATACGGTTACGGCGGAGTTAAGTTAAAGGTATGGGACAGTGACGGCAACGGTTATGCTTATGTAGGAAGCTTGGTTTACCGGGTTACGGGTAGTTCTTTTGTTTTTGAAAGCGGGCTTTTTAGTGAGGGGGTGGTGAGCGGCAGCGGTATCTGTTATCCTCTGAAAGATCATCTGGGTAGTATCCGTGCGATTATAGACGGCAACGGCCGTTTACTGGAAGAGAACGATTATTATGCCTTCGGTCACCGGCATCCCCGCAGCGAACAGGCACAGTCTTCCGCAAACCGTTTTAAATACAACGGCAAGGAATTACAGACGGTCGGCGGCCTGGGTTATCTGGACTACGGCGCCCGCCTGTACGACCAGTCCTCGGGGCGGTGGTTTACGACGGCCCCTTGTCTGAAAAGTATTACGGTTTGA
- a CDS encoding RHS repeat domain-containing protein, which yields MVSGSSICYHLKDHLGSIRAIVDGSGRLLEENDYYAFGHRHPRSEHAQSSANRFKYNGKELQTVGGLGYLDYGARLYDQSLGRWFTTDPLSEKYYGLSPYVYCGNNPLNMIDPDGRDAIYIAFPKYRANGIPFTGYAGVLLIDNKTGLTKYYEYGRYDKEGKGLIRTVTISNVVIGKDGKPTIQSLNKVI from the coding sequence GTGGTGAGCGGCAGCAGTATCTGTTATCATCTGAAAGATCATCTGGGCAGTATCCGCGCAATTGTCGACGGCAGCGGCCGTTTACTGGAAGAAAACGATTATTATGCTTTCGGTCATCGGCATCCCCGCAGCGAACACGCCCAGTCTTCCGCAAACCGCTTTAAATACAACGGCAAGGAATTACAGACGGTCGGTGGCCTGGGCTATCTGGACTACGGCGCCCGCCTGTACGACCAGTCCTTAGGCCGGTGGTTTACGACGGACCCCTTGTCTGAAAAGTATTACGGTTTGAGTCCGTATGTGTATTGTGGGAATAATCCGTTAAATATGATTGATCCGGATGGGCGGGATGCGATTTATATTGCTTTTCCAAAATACAGAGCAAACGGAATTCCATTTACTGGATACGCAGGAGTTTTATTGATTGACAATAAAACAGGTCTGACAAAATACTATGAATATGGAAGATACGATAAAGAGGGTAAAGGCTTAATAAGAACTGTTACAATTTCAAATGTCGTTATAGGAAAAGACGGAAAACCTACCATTCAAAGTTTAAACAAAGTAATATAA